The Lolium rigidum isolate FL_2022 chromosome 1, APGP_CSIRO_Lrig_0.1, whole genome shotgun sequence region AGACCCTAACTATGTGGAGCCAAGGTTAGTCCGAAGGATGACAACATATTTTCCCAAGTAAATCTAAGGAATAACTAAGAACCGTGATTCAGTTTCTGTAGGACCTGTTATTGAAGCATATTAAAATAAAATAAGACTACTGCAGTACTGCAAGAGTCTCTGAAGTATTCAAAGTGAATGAACAGAAGGGAACAATAGCTTAGTCCCATAGCAGGGCAAAATGCATACCTGTTGTGGGTTAAGCTTACTAATAGATGCTGGGCAAATTCGCATTTGCTTCAGGGAACTAGATACGGTGAACACTACCTGCACGAGGAAAACACTAGATTTCATATAGAGACTAGTCACTCTAAAGTTCAAACATTTTGAAGAACAAGAAACATGAATAACTTCAACAGTTTGGACACAGTTAAACTGGCAATATTTAGTCTTACCTTGTTGCAATCATCACCTAATGATTGTGCACTATCATGAGGCTCACTCTGATTTTCTTCTGCCATACGAGAAGACAACGATACACAAGGAAGCTGTTTCTGTGATGTTATTGGGCTTCTTGGTCCCTTTGCTCTTTTTTCTGGCAACGCATGTTCAGCACAGACATTTTCTTCGCTGCTCCTTTTTCTTCCACTACCATCTGAATCCATATGAGAATTGTGTTCACGATTGGGTAGCGCAAGGACATTGCACGAAGTATCTTGAAACTCAGTGGCCTCATTCAGCTCCTGCCTTGGAGGAGCAGGTGATTCATTAAGCCTGAACTTTAGCACATGGCCTAGAGCTGAAATTCTTTTCCCATGTTTCCTAAACTCGCTCCCCAAAGAGCCTGCCTCCTGGTCCGCCGCATTACTAGTGGAATGAGGAATAGGTGTGAAAACTTGCTGCCTTTTGGAGCGTAGCGAAGATACAGAGCCTTGTGAAATTGGCAGCGGCTGAACTAGTGTTCTCGGAGTATGTAGAACAGTTTCCGAATTCATGATTTGGTTAGCTCCATCTTTAGGAGACTCGGGTTCCTGGACCTCTTGCAGTAAATTGTTCAATGTGGGTGACAACTTAGTGTAATCATAACGTTCAGCGTTTTCTGCACACAAACTCATGTCAGTTAACCCATCCCGGCCAGCACTCGATTTTACAGACTCGGATCCCTTCAGTTCCTTCAGTGGTGTTGTAGATTCTAAATCGGGTAACCTTAGACTTCCAGCTGAGTGTGCTGAACAGTCATCTGGAGGAATAAGATTGTTATAATGCATAGAGAATGTGTGGGAATCTAAGGTTTGATCATGGTAATTATCCTCTGACATTCCAGAATCTGATGGTCTCCCCGGTTGAATAAAGCTTGTTGAGACAACCCCAAAGAAGTTGCCATCTGTCAAGACAACGATCATGTAAGTAAGAAGATATAGCACTTCTACAAAGAAGTTGCCATCTGTCAAGACAACGATCATGTAAGTAAGAAGATATAGCACTTCTACAAAGAAGTTGCCATCTGTCAAGACAACGATCATGTAAGTAAGAAGATATAGCACTTCTACAAAGAATAATTGATTTGTCATTGCTGTAAAATACCACAAATCGTAGCGACATTTCAAGGGGGAAAGATATAGTGAAACTGCTAGCATGTATGCATTCACAGTGTGGTTTGAAGATCTTACTGAGCAGACGCTAACAATATCTGGCACTTACTATATTAAGCAATTCAAATATCCAAGACAAATATGTATTCAGCAGTCTATCAGTCAATAGTCACTTTCTGCACACTCTGTTGGATACGCAAAATGATTTCGGAACCCAAATTGCTCAAATTCTAACAATAAAGCATAAAGGCAACCTTAAGTAGTCCCGATGATACACTCGGCATAAGACTCAACGAAAAGCTATGACATCATAATAAAAGGATAGTCTCCATCTTGGACCAAATCCTAAACTAAAACAAAGTCATTATCAACAACAAGAAAAGTACCCTTGCACCCCCCACCCACTACTCACAGGTATAGCATGTACAAAACAAAAACGATCAGCTTACTAAGCGCGTGAATAGAGCGCCATGAGGGTGTATCTCGTTTCGCACTGGTCAAGATCTTGAAGCTAACAAGCTCATGTCTTAACCCGATTTCTTGTGTCTGCAGGTTCGGGGAGGCGGCAACGATCGTTCCCGCACCGTTGGCCATCCAGTCCAGACCCCAGGAGAGGCCGTCGATAATCTCTCACTCTAAGGTGCACCTCACCCCCAATTCTTACTAAGCTAAAAATGCCCCAGCTAAATCTTGGTTCCAACAATTAAGTAAGCAAAAAAACAAAACCCTGAAAGCAACTAAAATTAATGGTTATGTCTTGGACAGGGAGATGAATTTGTGGATCCTAAATAATTTGAACTAAATCCCCAAACCTCGGGGAAAAAATGTAACTCGTTCCAACAGTCCCAGAAACATAAACAAATGACACTGGGCAACCCTCCTTCCCTGTTCAAGACTTAAGGTCAGCCTTAACATAAACCATTGAATTGAGCACTTAAGCAGTTAAACTGAGGTGAGGAACCACTCATAAACAAACATAAGCTAAAAAATGGCTTGACAAATGCAGCGATCTGAGCCTCAAATTAATGCTCAAATTAACTGTATAGAATGCAGCACTTGTGGGAGGCTCGAAATGTGGGCCGGTAATAAAATAAAAACGAATTAATTCGCCCAGGAATCCGGCGAGACAAACAAACGAAGGAGGGGGTTACCTCCGTCGAAGGAGGAGAGGGACCCGGCGGCGCTGGCGGGGGAGTCGGAATCGAGATCGACATCCCCCAGGAACCCGAAGGGCGCGCGCACGAACTCCTCGTCTCCCTCCTCCGTCTCGTCGCCCTCCGCCGCCGGGGACGGGGAGGGGGAGGCGGGGCGCTCCTCCGGGGGCGTCTCGAAGTCCTCGTCGCGCTGGAACACGTGCACGGCGGTGGTGTCCGCGAAGCTCACGCGGCGGGAGCGCTTCCGCGCTATCGTCTCGTCCTCCGGCGCCGGCGACTGGaagaggcggccgccgccgctggcgtCCATGGGAGCGCGTGGGGAGCTTGGGTGACCgcgggctagggttttggggattCGAAATGGTGGGGAAAGACGACGGGAGATGCGGGTTTTGGAAACGGGTTGAGAAAACTGACAAGTCGTTGGGTTTTCACTTCCTCATTTGGAGAACACGCGTAACGTAGTTGGGTCAAATCAACTTGAGAGTTGAGACGAACACGCATTTTTGTCTAAATATGAACTTTCGACTTGTGGAATATCTGTCAACATGTTCGTGGATAAGTTACAGATACAAAAATGTACTAGAAGAGCCTACATGACACCTCTAAGAAAAGACTAGCATCACGCAGTTGTCATACCCATATGATTTCATAATTCTTGTCGTAAATTCACATGTATCTAAAAAAAAATGTGGATTTATACATCCGAATCTGtgataaaaaaaaaattatgaaacagAGGAGTGCTCGATAGTTTTATTTGTCACAGCACTAAACGTTCTTTTTTTAACTGCATGCTGCAGTTCAGTCGGCAAACTGTCAGATACAACAATGTCTGGTCCAGAGCTAACTTTGCCACAAGCTTAAGCAAAGTATAACTCACCATACAGATTTGACTAACAAAATACTCCCTAGTTATCAAGTTAAGTGACACAAGGCACCATATCATGTTATCAATCAATAGTTGGTGGGACACGTACCTAGAAATCTAACATGCCCAAGATTATGTGTTGAAAAATGCAATTGAGAACCAACAGAACCTGACACACCAGCGCACAAGAgttcacaacaacaacaacaacaacaaaaaggcACATTACATGCACTAATCCCTCGGGATAAAATCACAGATCAAATAGGCACAGCAAGAAACATAACTATCCTCCAGAAGCTGAATAAGGTGCTCAATGCTACATCGGTTTTACGAAAGAAACAAAGAGAGAATCAAACCAGCAATGCCAACATcatcgctggagatgccctcgccTATCAAATGTCAAAACTAGTCTCAGCTCTTGATCGTTACACTAATTGGTTAGATGCCGTAGATGTTAGAGCAATAGTACATACATGACAGACAGCTGGTGCTCGGTGTATGATAATGTGTTACAATAATAGACAAAGATCAGAACGCAGCAGATCCAAGTGCAACAAGTGTGGGCATTTGCATCTCTTGGAAGATCGCCAACATGGTAGCCCCAAAAAGAACTTGATCGGTTTCCAGTGTGAAAGGAAAATGGACCACTGCATCATCTGAAGATCATGTCATGACGCTATCCTAACAGAGGCAACCGGGGCTTCCATTCTTTGAACTACATCATCTGCAAGTGAAGATCTGCAGCCTGCTGCGCCAGCTCATTCATCATAGCCTCGTCAAAGAACTTGTTGATGCTAACATCCTCGCTCATGCCCTGGAAAATGGGTGTACATACGATTAGTTCTACAATCAGTTTAAGAGAGGATATTATAGTATGTTTGTTCAGTATCTAGATGTACGTATGTCTTACCTTCCTTCGCCTGGTCTTTACCATGAACTCACGGGCTAGGTGCTGTATAGGTGCCGGTTCCAGAGGCCGGAGGGCAATGTTCTTGTCAAGAGGGTCGCCAGGAACAATAGCCCAGTGATCAAACACTGACACACAAAAGGCTTGTCCCTGTGTATGGTATCTGAGATCTGTCTCAAAGCCAAAAGACTCTATGACAGGTAAAAATGCCTGACAATTACAAAAACAATACAGTCAGCAAGAGTCATGCAGGTTTAACTTAAGGTAAAAAAAGGCTGAATTCAGAAGAAAAAACATGTTTCGTACCTTCACAACATATACTGGAGTGCCTGGCTTGGGTACATCGGCTGTCACATGACCACGTCGCCGAGACAGGACCGTATATATAGCAGAGACACAGTCAATTGGAGTTTGGATCTGCCACAGACATCAGATCAGGTCATCAAACCAGAATTTCTTTTAACCCAACATGATAAAGCAAATATAAAATATGTACGCATTGTTCTAGATAACAATGATAGGTCTATTTTCAAGAACCAGGAGTCTGTGACTGTGACTAACCTCAATATAATAAACAGGCTCCATGAGACGAGGATTAGCCATCAAAAAGGCTGAGTAGACCACCCGACGGGCTGTGGGGATTATTTGACCACCACCACGATGCAATGGTTCTGGAGCGATGTTTGCATTTAAGATCTTGAACTTCACATTCCTAATTGGTTCGTCACACAAGGGACCTTCTCTAGCACCCCACTGAAACCTGTGGTTAGGGCAATAAATAAAATGATGGCACTGACAAAGATTCTGAGTGAATTTTGAATTAACAGTACAGCAGAGTACCCTACCCTTGGACAATT contains the following coding sequences:
- the LOC124695847 gene encoding uncharacterized protein LOC124695847 isoform X1 translates to MDASGGGRLFQSPAPEDETIARKRSRRVSFADTTAVHVFQRDEDFETPPEERPASPSPSPAAEGDETEEGDEEFVRAPFGFLGDVDLDSDSPASAAGSLSSFDGDGNFFGVVSTSFIQPGRPSDSGMSEDNYHDQTLDSHTFSMHYNNLIPPDDCSAHSAGSLRLPDLESTTPLKELKGSESVKSSAGRDGLTDMSLCAENAERYDYTKLSPTLNNLLQEVQEPESPKDGANQIMNSETVLHTPRTLVQPLPISQGSVSSLRSKRQQVFTPIPHSTSNAADQEAGSLGSEFRKHGKRISALGHVLKFRLNESPAPPRQELNEATEFQDTSCNVLALPNREHNSHMDSDGSGRKRSSEENVCAEHALPEKRAKGPRSPITSQKQLPCVSLSSRMAEENQSEPHDSAQSLGDDCNKVVFTVSSSLKQMRICPASISKLNPQQLDMFGDKLGKIHAARKYKRLAATVRIQDSRLAEARCLHDKLLHEKTKLQINSVKLDKLQNKAQLCHVGIQECSYLKSKISQLRRSTAGATQDKGGPLGAATSINAQEVHARIAEKKLVLSMVQKKAEKLKSSLEHFCNIKGDIGEVVRVAEEQLEMRNRRQIISQQASLWTLNDIVKRENKRDVILNYHNLLFQRIILNISDMSTIFVSNSLLGSKIEQAFPNLNASVAFNFVFKAEENQRLSDLRSLQKKSMETSLLLGNLVDVLDEIDDAKGELLNLTSANFSMDSQTGQLIFSLRFMSYKSAKRVAFTIDMTDLSRAVYPAEPSELPIKVCQAQTTLSQPSVDKLTASIRDLQPGRTMILRLCRMLSRLVNTLPV